The Erythrobacter sp. JK5 genome includes a region encoding these proteins:
- a CDS encoding helix-turn-helix domain-containing protein: MGYRNFSVFLNRHRIAEARKKLASREDVDLPVLTIAMDLGYNSLPTFNRAFRAETGTTPSEFRREAIGAEESAETVPVRAVQN; encoded by the coding sequence CTGGGATACCGCAACTTTTCCGTCTTTCTCAATCGCCACCGGATCGCCGAAGCGCGTAAAAAGCTCGCCAGCCGCGAGGATGTGGACCTGCCGGTGCTGACCATCGCCATGGACCTCGGCTACAACTCGCTGCCGACCTTCAACCGCGCCTTTCGCGCCGAGACGGGCACCACGCCGAGCGAATTCCGCCGCGAAGCGATCGGAGCCGAGGAATCCGCCGAAACAGTGCCGGTTCGGGCTGTTCAAAACTGA
- a CDS encoding sterol desaturase family protein, whose protein sequence is MTLLSTPPATGDPTLTYALGKVGDHFLDVMYFDLGRYLIAAGVLTAILLVFRRWAGHRRIQQKNAQGSDYRREILSSLRTVFVFGVTTLTTLLGKELGIIKLELETTTLLTLIWQTALIIVVHDAYFYWIHRAMHTRRLFRATHLHHHKSRTPTPWAAYSFSTWEAVFEAAFMPLFLLITSLMGVAYAGLAVFLFLWHMIIRNVMAHAGHELFPAGWVDNPLTDWISTTTHHDLHHSDRHNFGFYFTWWDRWMGTEHPRYKEEFRKHAKPLRMPGIPGSVAERVSVIAMAVFATSIALAGPFTGIETGML, encoded by the coding sequence ATGACCCTACTATCCACCCCGCCAGCCACCGGCGACCCCACCCTGACCTATGCCCTGGGCAAGGTCGGCGATCATTTCCTCGACGTGATGTATTTCGATCTCGGTCGCTATCTGATCGCCGCCGGAGTCCTCACCGCGATCCTGCTGGTGTTCCGCCGCTGGGCAGGCCATCGCCGCATCCAGCAGAAGAACGCGCAGGGATCGGATTATCGCCGCGAGATCCTGTCCTCGCTGCGCACGGTGTTCGTGTTCGGGGTCACCACCCTGACCACCTTGCTCGGCAAGGAACTCGGGATCATCAAGCTCGAACTGGAAACGACCACGCTCCTGACGCTGATCTGGCAAACCGCGCTGATCATCGTCGTGCACGATGCCTATTTCTACTGGATACACCGCGCGATGCACACCAGGCGGCTGTTCCGGGCGACGCACCTGCACCACCACAAGTCGCGCACCCCCACCCCGTGGGCAGCCTACAGCTTCTCGACCTGGGAAGCCGTGTTCGAAGCCGCCTTCATGCCGCTGTTCCTGCTGATCACCAGCCTGATGGGCGTCGCCTATGCCGGGTTAGCGGTGTTCCTGTTCCTGTGGCACATGATCATCCGCAACGTGATGGCGCATGCCGGGCACGAACTGTTTCCGGCAGGCTGGGTCGACAATCCGCTGACCGACTGGATCAGCACCACCACCCATCACGACCTGCACCATTCGGACCGCCACAATTTCGGGTTCTACTTCACCTGGTGGGACCGGTGGATGGGCACCGAGCATCCGCGCTACAAGGAGGAATTCCGCAAGCACGCCAAGCCCCTGCGCATGCCGGGCATTCCGGGATCGGTCGCGGAACGTGTGTCGGTGATCGCCATGGCCGTCTTCGCCACGTCGATCGCGCTGGCAGGACCGTTCACCGGGATCGAGACAGGAATGCTCTGA